Proteins encoded in a region of the Streptomyces sp. NBC_01298 genome:
- a CDS encoding TetR/AcrR family transcriptional regulator — protein MTETVGRRERKKAQTRKALADAALRLFLERGYDKVGVREVAEEADVSVTTLFKHFPSKEALVFDEDEDIEAALVSAVRDRAPGQSVLHSLREHFVETRATRRIDDPAVIAHLTLVRETPELVEYWDRMWRRHEFALAAAIAAEAGAPEGDLRSAALARFVMDTASLIRGQEDQRRAMRDLFALIEAGFGDTPA, from the coding sequence ATGACCGAGACAGTGGGGCGCCGCGAGCGCAAGAAGGCCCAGACCCGCAAGGCCCTCGCCGATGCCGCGCTGCGCCTGTTCCTGGAGCGCGGGTACGACAAGGTCGGCGTCCGTGAGGTGGCCGAGGAGGCCGACGTCTCGGTGACCACGCTGTTCAAGCACTTCCCGAGCAAGGAAGCCCTGGTCTTCGACGAGGACGAGGACATCGAGGCCGCGCTCGTCTCGGCGGTACGGGACCGCGCGCCCGGGCAGTCGGTGCTGCACTCCCTGCGCGAGCACTTCGTGGAGACCCGGGCGACCCGCCGGATCGACGATCCGGCGGTGATCGCCCACCTCACCCTGGTCCGGGAGACGCCGGAACTGGTGGAGTACTGGGACCGGATGTGGCGGCGCCACGAGTTCGCGCTCGCCGCCGCCATCGCGGCCGAGGCCGGAGCCCCCGAGGGTGATCTCAGGTCCGCGGCGCTGGCCCGGTTCGTGATGGACACCGCGAGCCTGATCCGCGGCCAGGAGGACCAGCGCCGCGCCATGCGGGACTTGTTCGCCCTGATCGAAGCGGGCTTCGGCGATACGCCGGCCTGA
- a CDS encoding WcaF family extracellular polysaccharide biosynthesis acetyltransferase, giving the protein MRDLPAFTLAGYDKGRGRLTQALWFAVMNTLFMSWLCPARLRVALLRAFGARIGEGVLIRHKVRVLWPWKLTVGDHAWIGEGAWILNLEPVTIGAHACLSQEALLCTGSHDHRAADFRYRNAPITVGDGAWVAVRATVLAGVTLGRCAVAGAGSVVHKDLPALTLQTQDGHRRPVEDPK; this is encoded by the coding sequence GTGCGTGATCTTCCTGCCTTCACGCTCGCCGGATACGACAAGGGGCGCGGGCGGCTGACGCAGGCGCTCTGGTTCGCCGTGATGAACACGCTCTTCATGAGCTGGCTGTGTCCCGCCCGGCTGCGGGTCGCGCTGCTGCGCGCCTTCGGGGCGCGGATCGGCGAAGGGGTGCTGATCCGCCACAAGGTGCGGGTGCTGTGGCCCTGGAAGCTGACCGTGGGCGACCACGCGTGGATCGGCGAGGGCGCCTGGATACTCAACCTGGAGCCGGTGACGATCGGCGCGCACGCCTGCCTCTCGCAGGAGGCGCTGCTGTGCACCGGCTCGCACGACCACCGGGCCGCCGACTTCCGCTACCGCAACGCGCCGATCACCGTCGGGGACGGCGCGTGGGTGGCCGTACGGGCCACCGTGCTGGCCGGCGTGACCCTCGGCCGCTGCGCGGTCGCGGGCGCCGGGTCCGTGGTCCACAAGGACCTCCCCGCCCTGACCCTGCAGACCCAGGACGGGCACCGCCGCCCGGTCGAGGATCCGAAGTGA
- a CDS encoding glycosyltransferase, which produces MRVLHAVTLHSPTHAFGGPVRVALNLAKGLRARGHEANLLALGEGFPEPWPTSVEGVPAKLFPARRLLPLGFSGMTSPALLASAGRLVRGADVVHVHLARDLVTLPVALAALRAGKPLVLQTHGMVDPSGKLLAKVLDALAVRRLLRGADALLYLTPHEREGLDAVVGAPLPNTVRLVNGTPAQEERPAPSGPPRILYSARLQARKRPVDFVDAAPAVLAAHPDAEFVVAGPDEGELAAVRARITELGLSARFTVPGALSGAEVLTELRRAHVYVLPSVDEPFPMSVLEALSVGVPSVVTHSNGLARDIARAGAGRAVDPGPAGVAEAVLSLLDPAENTTASKAARELASSAFSMDAVLDTLLPVYERISR; this is translated from the coding sequence TTGAGAGTTCTGCACGCCGTCACCCTGCACTCCCCCACGCACGCCTTCGGCGGGCCGGTACGGGTCGCGCTGAACCTGGCCAAGGGGCTGCGGGCCCGCGGGCACGAGGCGAACCTGCTGGCGCTGGGCGAGGGGTTCCCGGAGCCCTGGCCGACCTCGGTGGAAGGGGTCCCCGCGAAGCTCTTCCCCGCCCGGCGCCTGCTCCCCCTCGGCTTCAGCGGGATGACCTCGCCGGCCCTGCTGGCCTCCGCGGGCCGCCTGGTGCGGGGCGCGGACGTGGTCCACGTGCACCTGGCGCGGGACCTGGTCACCCTGCCCGTCGCCCTGGCGGCGCTGCGGGCCGGCAAACCGCTGGTCCTGCAGACCCACGGCATGGTCGACCCGAGCGGGAAGCTGCTGGCCAAGGTGCTGGACGCGCTGGCGGTGCGCCGCCTCCTGCGCGGCGCCGACGCGCTGCTGTACCTCACCCCGCACGAGCGCGAGGGCCTCGACGCGGTGGTCGGGGCGCCGCTCCCGAACACCGTCCGGCTCGTCAACGGCACCCCGGCCCAGGAGGAGCGCCCCGCCCCGTCCGGGCCCCCGCGGATCCTCTACTCGGCCCGCCTGCAGGCCCGTAAGCGCCCGGTGGACTTCGTGGACGCCGCCCCGGCCGTCCTGGCGGCGCACCCGGACGCGGAGTTCGTGGTGGCCGGCCCGGACGAGGGCGAGCTCGCGGCGGTCCGCGCCCGGATCACGGAGCTGGGCCTCTCCGCCCGCTTCACGGTGCCGGGCGCCCTGTCCGGCGCGGAGGTCCTGACGGAGCTGCGCCGCGCCCACGTCTACGTACTGCCCTCCGTGGACGAGCCGTTCCCGATGTCGGTCCTGGAAGCCCTGTCGGTGGGCGTCCCGTCGGTGGTGACCCACTCCAACGGCCTGGCCCGCGACATCGCCCGCGCGGGCGCGGGCCGCGCGGTGGACCCGGGCCCGGCCGGCGTCGCGGAGGCGGTCCTGTCCCTCCTGGACCCGGCCGAGAACACCACGGCCTCGAAGGCCGCCCGCGAACTGGCGTCGTCCGCCTTCTCGATGGACGCGGTCCTGGACACCCTGCTGCCGGTGTACGAGCGCATCTCACGCTGA
- a CDS encoding LamG-like jellyroll fold domain-containing protein: protein MRRSRGLTAALALSLAGAGTAIGLVLIPEASAITQPVAFTADNLPTWQPNGIVWAMAEANGTVFAGGTFSAVRPPTGGAGAEQEAVNFVALDASTGAPTSCKLSFTGGDGSATVRALTVSKDKKTLYAGGYFGAVNGTPVSSVAAIDIATCTPKASFDPKFPSTVRALAVTDSTLYAAGDFTAVEGSTRERFAAVDATSGALKPFTANVDEPGRALQLSNDGKNILLGGDFFTVNGSQSHALAVVNATTGAVTKTYGTIPSTSVIKSITADSTGYYTGAEGTGGFDGRVALATDYSEKWRDQCLGATQAVLPYDGVLYSSSHAHNCSSEGQYPDGKRHFLLAQLTDWGNGGLDAPSAVNGFVRSPAKLGWHPTANDGLGEGIGPRVMAIAEKDSTKYMWVGGEFTLINGKAQQALTRFASTGDVGAPTTPVSSVSSVKPGEVQVRWRASYDADDSKLTYRIYRNGSATPIATVSASSLEWLRQQASWTDTTVKAGASYSYRVTATDAAGNTSALSATTSVSVPTAVSAYPNQVREDGANLYWRYDDVVSPYVADSSVSGNTSGIQLNAPALRQTPGAVTGASTAMGFNGTSQQVYSDHRQTVGSSYTLETWFKTNTTRGGKLIGFGNNLDRNSNQYDKNIYMTNTGRIFFGVNPGSTKTISTGLLDTFNDNKWHHVVATQGPSGMALYVDGKAKDSSSTTGSQAIEGYWHVGGDNLAGWSSRPTSNFFAGQIDETAVYPKVLTEAQIKNHYTLAKAATDTVSKVTATEDTYINQGAPSTAYGTSTSLAVRGTQAYETYLRFDIPAAPAGTVLKSASLQVKTTTSATAGTIDTVSVVPVTGTWSGAGTTFKSKPTLGTTPIGSFAGLPDGSAVQSTPLDTAALSAVLGGSYSLGLTSTGTDPLWIWSSESTAVDAKPQLTLTFGAK from the coding sequence ATGCGTAGATCCAGAGGGCTGACTGCTGCCCTCGCCCTGTCACTGGCCGGGGCCGGCACCGCGATAGGCCTGGTGCTGATACCCGAGGCGTCGGCCATCACGCAGCCGGTGGCCTTCACCGCCGACAACCTGCCGACGTGGCAGCCCAACGGGATCGTGTGGGCGATGGCCGAGGCCAACGGCACGGTCTTCGCCGGCGGCACCTTCTCGGCCGTCCGCCCGCCCACCGGCGGGGCCGGCGCGGAGCAGGAAGCCGTGAACTTCGTCGCGCTCGACGCGTCGACCGGCGCCCCCACCTCCTGCAAGCTCTCCTTCACCGGCGGCGACGGCAGCGCGACCGTGCGCGCCCTCACCGTCTCGAAGGACAAGAAGACCCTGTACGCGGGCGGCTACTTCGGCGCCGTCAACGGAACCCCGGTCTCCAGCGTCGCCGCCATCGACATCGCGACCTGCACCCCCAAGGCCTCGTTCGACCCGAAGTTCCCGTCCACCGTGCGCGCGCTGGCCGTCACCGACAGCACCCTGTACGCGGCAGGAGACTTCACCGCCGTCGAGGGTTCGACCCGTGAGCGGTTCGCCGCGGTCGACGCCACCTCCGGTGCGCTCAAGCCGTTCACCGCCAACGTCGACGAGCCGGGCCGTGCGCTCCAGCTCAGCAACGACGGCAAGAACATCCTGCTCGGCGGCGACTTCTTCACGGTCAACGGCTCCCAGAGCCACGCGCTGGCCGTCGTGAACGCCACCACCGGGGCCGTCACCAAGACGTACGGCACCATCCCCTCGACGTCGGTCATCAAGTCCATCACGGCCGACTCCACGGGCTACTACACCGGCGCCGAGGGCACGGGCGGCTTCGACGGCCGCGTCGCCCTCGCCACCGACTACAGCGAGAAGTGGCGCGACCAGTGCCTGGGCGCCACCCAGGCCGTGCTGCCGTACGACGGAGTCCTCTACAGCTCCTCGCACGCGCACAACTGCAGCTCCGAGGGCCAGTACCCCGACGGCAAGCGCCACTTCCTGCTGGCGCAGCTGACCGACTGGGGCAACGGCGGCCTCGACGCCCCCTCCGCCGTGAACGGCTTCGTGCGCAGCCCGGCGAAGCTCGGCTGGCACCCCACCGCCAACGACGGCCTCGGCGAGGGCATCGGCCCGCGCGTGATGGCCATCGCGGAGAAGGACTCCACCAAGTACATGTGGGTCGGCGGTGAGTTCACCCTCATCAACGGCAAGGCCCAGCAGGCCCTGACCCGCTTCGCCTCCACCGGCGACGTCGGCGCCCCGACCACCCCGGTCTCCAGCGTCTCCAGCGTCAAGCCCGGCGAGGTCCAGGTCCGCTGGCGCGCCAGCTACGACGCGGACGACAGCAAGCTGACCTACCGCATCTACCGCAACGGCTCCGCGACCCCGATCGCCACCGTCAGCGCGAGCTCCCTGGAGTGGCTGCGCCAGCAGGCCTCCTGGACGGACACCACGGTCAAGGCCGGCGCGTCCTACAGCTACCGGGTCACCGCCACCGACGCGGCGGGCAACACCAGCGCCCTGTCGGCCACCACCTCGGTCTCGGTCCCGACCGCGGTCAGCGCGTACCCGAACCAGGTCCGCGAGGACGGCGCCAACCTGTACTGGCGCTACGACGACGTCGTCAGCCCGTACGTGGCCGACTCCTCGGTCTCGGGCAACACCAGCGGCATCCAGCTCAACGCCCCGGCGCTGCGCCAGACCCCGGGCGCGGTCACCGGCGCCAGCACGGCCATGGGCTTCAACGGCACCAGCCAGCAGGTGTACAGCGACCACCGCCAGACGGTCGGCAGCAGCTACACGCTGGAGACCTGGTTCAAGACGAACACCACGCGCGGCGGCAAGCTGATCGGTTTCGGCAACAACCTGGACCGCAACAGCAACCAGTACGACAAGAACATCTACATGACCAACACCGGCCGGATCTTCTTCGGGGTCAACCCGGGCTCGACGAAGACGATCTCCACCGGACTGCTGGACACGTTCAACGACAACAAGTGGCACCACGTCGTCGCCACCCAGGGCCCCTCCGGCATGGCGCTGTACGTGGACGGCAAGGCCAAGGACAGCTCCAGCACCACCGGCTCCCAGGCGATCGAGGGCTACTGGCACGTCGGCGGCGACAACCTCGCCGGCTGGTCCTCCCGCCCGACCAGCAACTTCTTCGCCGGCCAGATCGACGAGACGGCCGTCTACCCGAAGGTGCTGACCGAGGCCCAGATCAAGAACCACTACACCCTGGCGAAGGCCGCCACCGACACGGTCTCCAAGGTCACCGCGACCGAGGACACCTACATCAACCAGGGCGCCCCCAGCACCGCCTACGGCACGTCCACCTCGCTGGCCGTCCGCGGGACCCAGGCCTACGAGACGTACCTGCGCTTCGACATCCCGGCCGCTCCGGCCGGCACGGTGCTGAAGTCCGCGTCCCTCCAGGTCAAGACCACGACCTCGGCGACCGCCGGCACCATCGACACGGTCTCCGTGGTCCCGGTCACCGGTACCTGGAGCGGTGCGGGAACGACCTTCAAGAGCAAGCCCACCCTGGGCACCACCCCGATCGGCTCCTTCGCGGGCCTGCCGGACGGGTCGGCGGTCCAGAGCACGCCGCTGGACACCGCGGCGCTCTCCGCGGTGCTGGGCGGCAGCTACAGCCTGGGCCTGACGAGCACGGGTACCGACCCGCTGTGGATCTGGTCCTCGGAGTCCACGGCCGTGGACGCCAAGCCGCAGCTGACCCTCACCTTCGGCGCGAAGTAA
- the gmd gene encoding GDP-mannose 4,6-dehydratase: MGKTALITGVTGQDGSYLAELLLSKGYTVHGLVRRSSSFNTERIDHIYQDPQTANRSLVLHHADLSDGVALVNLLREIRPDEVYNLGAQSHVRVSFDAPLYTGDVTGLGALRLLEAIRASGVDTRIYQASSSEMFGATPPPQNEATPFHPRSPYGAAKVFAYWTTVNYREAYGMFAVNGILFNHESPRRGETFVTRKITRAVARIKAGLQEKLYLGNLDAVRDWGYAPEYVDAMWRMLQQDEATDYVVATGVAATVREFVEASFAHAGLDWNEHVRYDPKYERPSEVDALIGDASKAHDLLGWKPTVLVAELARIMVDSDIRQVEDQLAGASVRIDR, from the coding sequence ATGGGCAAGACCGCGCTGATCACCGGCGTCACCGGGCAGGACGGCTCGTACCTCGCAGAGCTCCTGCTCTCCAAGGGCTACACGGTGCACGGGCTCGTGCGGCGGTCCTCCAGCTTCAACACGGAGCGGATCGACCACATCTACCAGGACCCGCAGACGGCGAACCGCTCCCTCGTCCTGCACCACGCCGATCTCTCCGACGGCGTCGCCCTGGTGAACCTGCTCCGCGAGATACGCCCCGACGAGGTCTACAACCTGGGCGCCCAGTCCCACGTCCGCGTCTCCTTCGACGCCCCGCTCTACACCGGCGACGTGACCGGCCTCGGCGCCCTGCGCCTGCTGGAGGCGATCCGGGCGAGCGGCGTGGACACCCGCATCTACCAGGCCTCCTCCTCGGAGATGTTCGGCGCCACCCCGCCCCCGCAGAACGAGGCCACCCCGTTCCACCCGCGCAGCCCGTACGGCGCCGCGAAGGTGTTCGCGTACTGGACGACGGTGAACTACCGCGAGGCGTACGGAATGTTCGCCGTCAACGGGATCCTCTTCAACCACGAGTCCCCGCGCCGCGGCGAGACCTTCGTGACCCGCAAGATCACCCGCGCGGTCGCCCGCATCAAGGCCGGTCTCCAGGAGAAGCTCTACCTCGGCAACCTCGACGCCGTCCGCGACTGGGGCTACGCCCCGGAGTACGTGGACGCCATGTGGCGCATGCTCCAGCAGGACGAGGCCACCGACTACGTCGTGGCCACCGGAGTCGCCGCCACCGTCCGCGAGTTCGTCGAGGCCTCCTTCGCGCACGCCGGTCTCGACTGGAACGAGCACGTGCGCTACGACCCCAAGTACGAGCGCCCCAGCGAGGTCGACGCCCTGATCGGGGACGCGTCCAAGGCCCATGACCTGCTTGGCTGGAAGCCGACCGTCCTGGTGGCCGAACTGGCCCGGATCATGGTGGATTCCGATATCCGGCAGGTCGAGGACCAACTGGCGGGCGCCAGCGTCCGCATCGACCGCTGA
- a CDS encoding GDP-L-fucose synthase family protein has protein sequence MTSSPFLPPNARVFVAGHRGLVGSAVVRRLTADGYEVLTRGRADLDLRDAAATAAYLRDVRPDAVVLAAAKVGGIMANSTFPVQFLEDNLRIQLSVVAGAHAAEVGRLLFLGSSCIYPKLAPQPISEDALLTGPLEPTNEAYALAKIAGIVQVQSYRKQYGASYISAMPTNLYGPGDNFDLESSHVLPALIRRFHEAAAEGREEVALWGSGTPRREFLHVDDLAAACAVLLREYDGAEPVNIGCGEDLTIKALAETVAEVTGFRGRLAWDTSKPDGTPRKLLDVTRLRGLGWKPAIPLREGIASTYAWWREQSDGPGNGQSTGQSDGPTGTRS, from the coding sequence ATGACAAGTTCGCCGTTCCTGCCCCCGAACGCCCGCGTCTTCGTCGCCGGACACCGCGGCCTCGTGGGGTCCGCGGTCGTCCGCCGGCTCACCGCCGACGGGTACGAGGTGCTCACCCGCGGCCGCGCCGACCTCGACCTGCGCGATGCCGCCGCGACCGCGGCGTACCTGAGGGACGTCCGGCCCGACGCCGTCGTCCTGGCCGCCGCCAAGGTCGGCGGGATCATGGCCAACAGCACGTTCCCGGTGCAGTTCCTGGAGGACAACCTCAGGATCCAGCTGAGCGTCGTCGCCGGGGCGCACGCCGCGGAGGTCGGCCGGCTGCTGTTCCTCGGCTCCTCCTGCATCTACCCCAAGCTGGCCCCGCAGCCCATCAGCGAGGACGCCCTGCTGACCGGCCCGCTGGAGCCGACGAACGAGGCGTACGCGCTGGCGAAGATCGCCGGCATCGTCCAGGTCCAGTCGTACCGCAAGCAGTACGGGGCCTCGTACATCTCCGCCATGCCCACGAACCTCTACGGCCCGGGCGACAACTTCGACCTGGAGTCCTCGCACGTCCTGCCCGCCCTCATCCGGCGCTTCCACGAGGCCGCCGCCGAGGGCCGCGAGGAGGTCGCGCTGTGGGGTTCGGGCACGCCCCGGCGGGAGTTCCTGCACGTGGACGACCTGGCCGCCGCCTGCGCCGTGCTGCTGCGCGAGTACGACGGCGCCGAGCCGGTCAACATCGGCTGCGGCGAGGACCTGACCATCAAGGCCCTCGCGGAGACCGTCGCCGAGGTGACCGGCTTCCGGGGCAGGCTCGCCTGGGACACCTCCAAGCCCGACGGGACGCCCCGCAAGCTGCTGGACGTGACCCGGCTGCGCGGGCTCGGCTGGAAGCCCGCGATCCCGCTGCGCGAGGGCATCGCCTCCACGTACGCCTGGTGGCGCGAGCAGAGCGACGGACCGGGCAACGGACAGAGCACCGGCCAGAGCGACGGCCCGACGGGCACGCGGAGCTGA
- a CDS encoding sugar transferase, with the protein MRHVHIPVQRVAGAARLAAMPARGLGDKARWYLPAAVAADLIGAGVPVGLVFGAAQQARPLFCALGAALAWTGVQLVRRRYAGRVLGESRGVLPVVHDWLILIGVLAVARVVTGENTPRLSALGALVPALLLTVACHKLTYRRLSAARREAQAVSRVLVVGEPAAAESVIGHLAARTDHPYVVVGVVPVGPGGLDSGVPVAARLGSTTAQAPNGDSTAVLGAVATHRADLVLVAPGAQLAGERLRRISWALHDAGLELAVFPGLVEVSVKRLQTLSAGGLAILRVAPPVSRGMQPLLKSVLDRAGAALGLVLLSPAFLAMVLAIRFGSRGPAFYRQRRIGRDGVPFVMWKFRTMVVDADARKAELSGANENDGLMFKMRRDPRVTRVGRLLRRTSMDELPQLINVVAGNMSLVGPRPPLPEEVAEYDEVELRRLAVRPGMTGLWQISGRSDLSWDETIQLDLQYVDNWSFTSDVDVMGRTLRAVVDGRGAY; encoded by the coding sequence ATGAGGCATGTCCATATACCTGTGCAAAGAGTGGCCGGTGCTGCCCGGTTGGCGGCCATGCCGGCGCGGGGCCTCGGTGACAAGGCCCGTTGGTACCTGCCCGCCGCGGTCGCTGCGGACCTGATCGGCGCGGGAGTCCCCGTCGGCCTGGTCTTCGGGGCCGCTCAGCAGGCCCGGCCGCTGTTCTGCGCCCTCGGCGCGGCCCTGGCATGGACCGGCGTGCAGCTGGTGCGCCGGCGCTACGCGGGCCGCGTGCTCGGCGAATCCCGGGGAGTTCTGCCGGTCGTACACGACTGGCTGATTCTGATCGGCGTACTGGCCGTGGCCCGCGTGGTCACGGGGGAGAACACCCCCCGGCTGTCCGCACTCGGCGCCCTCGTACCCGCTCTGCTCCTCACCGTCGCCTGCCACAAGCTGACCTACCGCCGCCTCTCCGCCGCCCGGCGCGAGGCCCAGGCGGTGAGCCGGGTGCTGGTCGTCGGCGAGCCCGCCGCCGCCGAGTCCGTCATAGGACACCTCGCCGCGCGCACCGACCACCCGTACGTGGTGGTCGGCGTGGTCCCGGTGGGTCCCGGCGGACTCGACAGCGGGGTCCCCGTGGCCGCGCGGCTCGGCTCCACGACGGCGCAGGCCCCGAACGGGGACTCCACCGCCGTGCTCGGCGCCGTCGCCACCCACCGTGCCGACCTGGTGCTCGTCGCACCGGGGGCGCAGCTGGCGGGAGAGCGGCTGCGGCGGATCTCCTGGGCCCTGCACGACGCCGGGCTCGAACTGGCGGTCTTCCCCGGCCTGGTGGAGGTCTCCGTCAAGCGGCTGCAGACCCTGTCCGCGGGCGGCCTGGCCATACTGCGGGTGGCGCCCCCGGTGAGCCGCGGCATGCAGCCCCTGCTGAAGTCGGTACTGGACCGGGCGGGCGCGGCGCTCGGACTGGTCCTGCTGTCGCCGGCCTTCCTCGCGATGGTCCTGGCCATCCGCTTCGGCTCGCGCGGACCGGCCTTCTACCGCCAGCGGCGCATAGGCCGCGACGGGGTCCCGTTCGTCATGTGGAAGTTCCGCACGATGGTCGTGGACGCCGATGCGCGCAAGGCCGAGCTGTCCGGGGCCAACGAGAACGACGGCCTCATGTTCAAGATGCGCCGCGATCCGCGCGTGACCCGCGTGGGCCGGCTGCTGCGCCGCACGTCCATGGACGAACTGCCCCAGCTGATCAATGTGGTGGCGGGCAACATGTCCCTGGTCGGCCCGCGGCCGCCGCTCCCGGAGGAGGTGGCCGAGTACGACGAGGTCGAACTGCGCCGGCTCGCGGTGCGGCCGGGGATGACCGGGCTGTGGCAGATCAGCGGGCGCTCCGACCTCTCGTGGGACGAAACGATCCAGCTCGACCTGCAGTACGTGGACAACTGGTCGTTCACCAGTGACGTCGACGTCATGGGCCGCACGCTCCGCGCCGTCGTCGACGGTCGCGGAGCGTACTGA
- a CDS encoding M4 family metallopeptidase: MSPTPQRRATTAGALVAAAALLAVGIQTGTATADATASKAASVAQVNPGAENRALSASERATLLAEANSTSAQAAKALGLAGTEKLIVRDVVKDADGTTHTTYERTYNGIPVLGGDLTVHAKGGVTKSVTKATNADIKVADTTATVTPASADAAAVSSANAAGSKDAKASKGARKVIWAADGVPVLAFETVVGGVQHDGTPSELHVISNAKTGAKITQWQAIETGTGNTMYSGQVTLGTSPSGSNFTLTDAGRGSHKTYDLNGGTGSGTGTLFSGPDDIWGTGAASSRETAGADAHYGAQLTWDYYKNVHGRNGLRNDGVAPYSRVHYGSAYVNAFWSDSCFCMTYGDGTSNTHPLTSIDVAAHEMTHGLTSVTGNMTYSGESGGLNEATSDIFAAAVEFNANNPQDVGDYLVGEKIDINGDGTPLRYMDKPSKDGGSKDAWYSGIGSIDVHYSSGPANHWYYLASEGSGAKVVNGVSYNSPTSDGLPVTAIGRDAASKIWFRALTVGYFKSTTNYADARVQTLKAAADLYGLGSTTYNNAANAWAAINVGPRIVAGVSVTNPGNQNTVTGSAASLQIQASSTNAGALSYAATGLPTGLSINSSTGLISGTASTAGTYNTTVTVTDSASQTGTASFVWTVGTSQQTVFENTTDYAIADNATVDSPLTVNRTGNAPSTLKVDVNILHTYIGDLKVDLVAPDGTLYNLHNRTGGSADNIIKSVTVNASSEVAQGVWKLRVNDNANLDTGKIDSWKLTF, encoded by the coding sequence TTGAGTCCCACCCCCCAGCGGCGTGCCACCACGGCCGGCGCGCTTGTTGCCGCGGCCGCTCTCCTCGCCGTAGGCATCCAGACCGGAACCGCCACCGCCGACGCCACCGCGTCGAAGGCCGCTTCGGTCGCCCAGGTCAACCCGGGCGCGGAAAACCGCGCACTCAGCGCTTCGGAGCGTGCGACGCTCCTGGCCGAGGCCAACTCCACCTCCGCGCAGGCGGCCAAGGCCCTCGGCCTCGCCGGCACGGAGAAGCTCATCGTCCGCGACGTGGTCAAGGACGCGGACGGCACCACGCACACCACGTACGAGCGCACCTACAACGGCATACCGGTGCTCGGCGGTGACCTGACCGTCCACGCCAAGGGCGGCGTCACCAAGAGCGTCACCAAGGCCACCAACGCCGACATCAAGGTCGCGGACACCACCGCCACCGTCACCCCGGCCTCGGCCGACGCCGCGGCGGTCTCCTCCGCCAACGCGGCGGGCTCCAAGGACGCCAAGGCGTCCAAGGGCGCCCGCAAGGTGATCTGGGCCGCCGACGGCGTCCCGGTCCTCGCCTTCGAGACGGTCGTCGGCGGAGTCCAGCACGACGGCACGCCGAGCGAACTGCACGTGATCAGCAACGCCAAGACCGGCGCGAAGATCACCCAGTGGCAGGCCATCGAGACCGGCACCGGCAACACCATGTACAGCGGTCAGGTCACCCTGGGCACCTCCCCCTCGGGCAGCAACTTCACGCTGACCGACGCCGGGCGCGGCAGCCACAAGACCTACGACCTCAACGGTGGCACCGGCAGCGGCACGGGCACCCTCTTCTCCGGCCCGGACGACATCTGGGGCACCGGCGCCGCCTCCAGCCGGGAGACCGCGGGCGCGGACGCGCACTACGGCGCCCAGCTGACGTGGGACTACTACAAGAACGTGCACGGCCGCAACGGCCTGCGCAACGACGGCGTGGCCCCGTACAGCCGGGTCCACTACGGCAGCGCGTACGTCAACGCGTTCTGGAGCGACTCCTGCTTCTGCATGACCTACGGCGACGGCACCAGCAACACGCACCCGCTGACGTCGATCGACGTGGCCGCGCACGAGATGACCCACGGTCTGACCTCGGTCACCGGCAACATGACCTACTCGGGCGAGTCCGGCGGCCTGAACGAGGCGACCTCCGACATCTTCGCGGCGGCCGTCGAGTTCAACGCCAACAACCCGCAGGACGTCGGCGACTACCTGGTCGGCGAGAAGATCGACATCAACGGCGACGGCACGCCGCTGCGCTACATGGACAAGCCGAGCAAGGACGGCGGCTCCAAGGACGCCTGGTACTCGGGCATCGGATCCATCGACGTCCACTACTCCTCGGGTCCGGCCAACCACTGGTACTACCTGGCCTCCGAGGGCTCCGGCGCCAAGGTCGTCAACGGGGTCAGCTACAACTCGCCGACCTCCGACGGCCTGCCGGTCACCGCGATCGGCCGCGACGCCGCCTCGAAGATCTGGTTCCGCGCGCTGACGGTGGGCTACTTCAAGTCGACCACCAACTACGCCGACGCCCGCGTCCAGACGCTGAAGGCCGCGGCGGACCTCTACGGCCTGGGCTCGACCACCTACAACAACGCGGCCAACGCGTGGGCGGCCATCAACGTCGGTCCCCGCATCGTCGCCGGTGTCTCGGTCACCAACCCCGGTAACCAGAACACCGTCACGGGCAGCGCCGCCAGCCTCCAGATCCAGGCCAGCAGCACCAACGCCGGCGCCCTGAGCTACGCGGCGACCGGTCTGCCGACCGGTCTGTCGATCAACTCCTCGACCGGCCTGATCTCCGGGACCGCCTCCACCGCCGGTACGTACAACACGACGGTCACGGTGACGGACTCGGCGAGCCAGACCGGTACGGCGTCCTTCGTCTGGACCGTCGGTACCTCGCAGCAGACGGTGTTCGAGAACACCACCGACTACGCGATCGCCGACAACGCGACGGTCGACTCCCCGCTCACCGTGAACCGCACGGGCAACGCCCCGAGCACGCTCAAGGTGGACGTGAACATCCTGCACACGTACATCGGTGACCTGAAGGTCGACCTCGTCGCCCCCGACGGCACCCTGTACAACCTGCACAACCGCACCGGCGGCAGCGCGGACAACATCATCAAGTCCGTCACGGTCAACGCCTCCTCCGAGGTCGCCCAGGGCGTCTGGAAGCTCCGGGTCAACGACAACGCGAACCTCGACACCGGCAAGATCGACAGCTGGAAGCTCACCTTCTGA